The following proteins are co-located in the Chloroflexia bacterium SDU3-3 genome:
- a CDS encoding DUF2029 domain-containing protein, translated as MRRVFSRPWFLLVLLPGVLLVLIALATHKPTAQWQGDLDIYARYANEIVHGKLPYRDVKVEYPPLALLPMLLPRIVTLGYALPIKYINGLFLLGNALWATILAGAMWRVARQVGRRPWVAMLVLAGLVGTLAPMLGWRFDLFPAMLTALALVSALAGRDGWAGGWLGLGIAAKLYPVVLGPVFAARALARLRWRKLLALALGAGLAVALAVGPFLLVGRAGLLSFLLYHENRGVQIESLAGGLVLLGVLAGQTTATVVFTYGSLNLESPWATALLPWAMPLFVVLYGGLVAALVVREVNEARMLRDDPSAWASRLIQASAAALLVFIVANKVYSPQYLAWLLPFVLLLRPGQIALFGAICIATIIFFPFFYQSLLDFVPWTIWLLNARNLATVALLVWVVLAPPRLQLRA; from the coding sequence ATGCGTCGTGTGTTTTCTCGGCCATGGTTTCTGCTGGTGCTGTTGCCCGGCGTGCTGCTGGTGCTGATCGCACTGGCCACCCACAAGCCTACGGCGCAGTGGCAGGGCGACCTGGACATCTACGCCCGCTATGCGAATGAGATTGTCCACGGCAAGCTGCCGTACCGCGATGTGAAGGTTGAGTACCCGCCGCTGGCGCTGCTGCCGATGCTGCTGCCGCGCATAGTGACGCTGGGCTATGCGCTGCCGATCAAGTATATCAACGGCCTGTTCTTGCTGGGCAATGCCCTGTGGGCGACGATCCTAGCTGGGGCGATGTGGCGGGTGGCGCGGCAGGTGGGGCGGCGACCATGGGTGGCCATGCTGGTGCTGGCGGGCCTGGTGGGCACGCTCGCGCCCATGCTGGGCTGGCGCTTCGATCTGTTTCCGGCCATGCTCACCGCGCTGGCGCTGGTCTCGGCGCTGGCGGGCCGCGATGGCTGGGCGGGCGGCTGGCTGGGGCTAGGCATCGCGGCCAAGCTCTACCCGGTGGTGCTGGGGCCGGTGTTTGCGGCCCGCGCGCTGGCGCGGCTGCGCTGGCGCAAGCTGCTGGCGCTGGCGCTGGGCGCTGGGCTGGCCGTGGCCCTGGCCGTGGGGCCGTTCCTGCTCGTGGGGCGCGCCGGGCTGCTGAGCTTCCTGCTCTACCACGAGAATCGCGGGGTTCAGATCGAAAGCCTGGCGGGCGGCCTGGTGCTGCTGGGCGTGCTGGCCGGGCAGACCACGGCCACGGTGGTGTTCACCTATGGCTCGCTGAACCTGGAGTCGCCCTGGGCTACGGCGCTGCTGCCCTGGGCCATGCCGCTGTTCGTGGTGCTCTACGGCGGGCTGGTGGCGGCGCTGGTGGTGCGCGAGGTCAATGAGGCCCGCATGCTGCGCGACGACCCCAGCGCGTGGGCGTCGCGGCTCATCCAGGCCAGCGCGGCGGCGCTGCTGGTGTTTATTGTGGCCAACAAAGTCTATTCGCCGCAGTATCTGGCCTGGTTGCTACCCTTTGTGCTGCTGCTGCGCCCCGGCCAGATCGCGCTGTTCGGTGCTATCTGTATCGCCACGATTATCTTCTTCCCGTTTTTCTACCAGAGCCTGCTGGATTTTGTGCCGTGGACGATCTGGCTGCTGAATGCGCGGAATCTGGCCACGGTGGCGCTGCTGGTATGGGTGGTGCTGGCCCCGCCGCGCCTGCAGCTGCGGGCCTGA